CTCGAAAGTCCTTTGTCCTCATTGGAGCCATCGATggacctcacacacacacacacaaataaaaacatcctcCGCCAAAAAAACATCCTCCGCCATccatgctgggaaaaaaaaaaaattctttctgCATGTCAGACTTGTTTTACCCCCTGacattcagccccccccccaaccccccgatTTGAATCTGGAAGATGCCTgatagcttttatttcatgacgAGAAGAGagcgaaaacaaacaaagaacacagaaataaattatttgattttttttttttaatgctattcttggttttttttttttttaaatacgagtCACAGTCCATTtgattttctgaaatgttttatttagagAAAACGCAAAAGGCAAAAAAGTTTTATTGCATTAACACCTGCACTTCAACATTGAACAtacaaaaaatctaaattaagtCTAATGagaataatccccccccccccccccaaaaaaatgtgatcaagAACTCCATCTCATTAGATTATCGATGGGTAGTTACCTAATAATGATGACCTAATAACTAGTATTGCAAGTGTAAACAAAATGGCTCCCAACTGAGTAAAAGATggaatttacttttttaaattacaaagtaatttgttcttttcttaaaaaaacaaacaaacaccaaagagacagttgcttttgtttttatgctaCGTTTGTTCGACGCTAACAAAACAGTCACATTTACGATCCACACAAGGATGTAGATGACGTGTACAAAACGCTTctgttaacacaaaaaaaactactttgTCCTTAGCCTTGTTAGCATCATAGCGAGCCTAGTAACAAAAGTATTCAAAACTAGTCGAGTTTTGGGAACGTCATAAACTCAACgatttggtttggtttgttCAGTCAATGTTGCACTGTTTGCCTTAAAATCTATTTCTTAACACttgttttttcgtttttatACATTAGTCGACAAAtgaaacttctttttcttcacatcGGCGACTCGCTTTGAAGGAAGCTAGTCCTGTTAGCATTTTAGCTAGCCTTACGTAAAAGTGTAAGACGGATAAATTGGTTCTGTTCAGCTACCAACTCGTGGTGGTCTTGAATGttttaccccccccaaaaaacgacTTCATATCCTCATCAATGTTCTCAATGAagttatttttctgtatttagaCACAGCCAGGCTAGCTGTGTGGTCAAGCTAATATTCAGACATTAGCGTCCCATTTTGCTCACTCAGCTTCTCATCCCTTTTCCTTAAAATATGTTTGATACATAAATTTCTATTTACATTAATACATTTCCAAGTCTTTACCTTTTGTAAcgcattctatttttttcctgtcataattgCATCAAAGAGCTATTTTGAAATTCCCAAGTTCCCCGGCAGTGTAGAGCTCTGTGACGTGATGGTAAAACCGATGTGGTTGTCATGGCGACATTAATTGGTTCAGTCTTTTTGGATCAGAACTCGTCTTCGGAGCTGTCCGccagcagcatggcctgatcctGCCGGCCGACGCACGTCTCACCCGGTTGCTATGGGTAACACAATTCATAGGGGGTTCACCGTGACCTccgccaaagaaaaaaaattaaaattttgggcACACGAGCAAAGAAAGGATCAGCTGTTTGTACACTGCGGTGGGATGTAATTAATCGGtgtaagatgtatttttcacgatttacattccaattgtttttttgtttttgtttcccaaTTAATGACAATTCTATAAATTGCATGCAATACTCACTCCAGTCCTCTAGGGGGTGGTAAATTGTTGTAAACTTGTTGACCCAtctaaaaatttttttacaaaaatatacaaatccCTCTAAATTAATTTTAGTGGGACATTTGCACCTCATTTCCGACACTTAGAGcgctaaattttattttcaagctttttatgacatttataACTACTTATTGGAATtggacaaattattattattatttttgcatgaTCGCGCGAGCAAACACAACCGTTACCATCACCATCTTTGGCGGAGGTAAAGGTAAAGTTTTGCACACTGACCTCTGCGGGTCGGACCTTCCTCCGCTGGCGTTTGAAGCCGTCGCTCCTCCTGCGCTGGATCCTCCTCACGCTGTAGAGGGCGCCCACGAGCAGCAGCGCCCCGGCCATGCCGACGCCCACCGGGGCCAACATGCCCGAGACGTAGCCCGCCTGCACCGCGGGGAAAGGCGGCAAACGGGTCGCAAAAAGAGAGACACCGAGTCGAGGACAAGGCCGGTCAGGGGCGGCCGTTCGGCTCACCTTTTCTCGGATCAGCGCCACCCAGCTGCGCACTGCGGAAAAGACTCGACTTTACTGATAGGGTGAGCTCTTGTCAtgtccgtttaaaaaaaatagcgtgCAGTATTTTTATCTAGAAAAGAATATCTTTGCAATTGTGTTTTGCTgcaaattatgattattttcatATACTGTCCATGCCACGTTACATTTAAAACGTCATTtcactttgaaatgaatgggaatgcccttaatccgttccagcccccctgaaaaaaatgatttagccatttgaattttaatcaaGAGAAGtactttatatataaaaaatacaatgaaaacaattaaatagTATGCAAATCATTATTGTGATGCTTCATTCTCAGCAGTAATAATCAATTTTCATGTTCATCGAACTACAAAAATAGTGAGATACTTTTGTAGTGATGGTGAATTTGTTTGTTGGATTATCCTAAAATACACAAGTTCTTGAAATTATACGTTATTAATCCAAATACAGTGTTATAATGTTTTAAAAGGTTGGACATCATAAGTTAAATTCTTTAAAGCGTCTTGTTTCAGGCcaattttattttgatcattacatcaaattaatttacatttggatttaaaaaaaaaaatgaaaaatttcatACTCAGGCCTTGGTTGCGTTGCACCCAGACGGGAGGCGGCGGGACGAAACTGTACGGTGGCTCGGTCCGAGACGTCTCCGTGGTATCCTCGTCACTCTCCTCGTCCTCCGGCGACTCCTCGGAATTCTCGTCCCGGTCCGGATCGTCTGCGGACAAGCAAGCGGACCAGTTTAGTGACTTTTCGGCATGCCATTAGACATGTGAAGCCGCGCTAGTTTTTATGACCCACCTTCGAAGTCCTTCTCCTCCGGACCCCACTGGATTTCATCCGCAGGTGCCTGTGGTGTGTTTTTGAATCCAGACGTCTGCGCGGTGCCAAAACCTGAACGTCATAAAACATCATGACCTTCATTTTATTTGAgcaattttacaaatatttttaacttCTTTCCATTCATCCGGAATACTTCCATTGAATATTATTTCTCGATTTTGTCCAATGGATACCAACTTGGATGGACACATTTATCAGAACAGGATGTACGAAAAAGTCTTGTGCCAGACACTGAACGGGAAGTCagacattttgctttgaagggacattttttgtaactggtCCCCGGACCGACCTGACTCTCTGCTGGCATCCGGGTGCTCGAGGTCCGGCGGAGGCCCGTCCGTCTCTGTGGCGAACGGCGACTGAACCGCCGATTCTTCCAGAGGCTCAAAAATGAGAGGCAGCGACTCGGACGACATGGTTCCCTCCGTGCTGTCGTCCGGGGAAGGCGGCGCCGCCGTGTTTGCTGTCGGAAAACACACGATAACAATATATTCACTTATATAATTCTACTCCGTTTCAGCCGCTTTCACAAGTACCTGATACACTGAAATAAGACTGATATCATCTCGATACCATATACTAATTATtacttttcttcacaaaaaaatggatagtcTTTTTCTTCACGGTTTTGTTCCCTTTATCAACGCGAGCGATGACAGTCGCCCAAATCGATGGAAACTGAAAAGGCCGAGCGAGGCGCACGCACCCGAAAGTGCGACGTCGTTTTCGCTCTGCCGCGGGGCCACCGCGGGGACTAATTAACTTCTATTCCTGTCTGGAGCTTGCCATAtgaaaaatatcattaaaaaaactgGTTCACTGACATGTAAGATAGGGAGTGTTAAATAATCTTGTCTTTCTCCAggtaacaaagtacaaatattttggtaCTTTCAGCTATCTgtactttatttctttttgtaacCACTCCCAACAATCCAAAACAGATACTGTATCCGTACTTTCTACTTCCTGCTTTGAGGAGGGATCCCAAAAATGCAATTATATCAAAGCTTTGTGCTCCTCAGTGGCAATTTTGAGGCTTTACAA
This genomic window from Syngnathoides biaculeatus isolate LvHL_M chromosome 23, ASM1980259v1, whole genome shotgun sequence contains:
- the LOC133496911 gene encoding armadillo-like helical domain-containing protein 4 isoform X2 → MLTSDAFHRLLLAGVCMCVCGNAVQEIEKGAAASLGRRPRRMLVQNRESPDAEPKRFWRTPRDTMDDIGTGLSEDATWSSSPGVLNPSSGGIPTPVSRQSRTSTVWEREDPVVPTPPEPFLPDMGVDSMPKEDSVESLWTEAPGPSGANTAAPPSPDDSTEGTMSSESLPLIFEPLEESAVQSPFATETDGPPPDLEHPDASRESGFGTAQTSGFKNTPQAPADEIQWGPEEKDFEDDPDRDENSEESPEDEESDEDTTETSRTEPPYSFVPPPPVWVQRNQGLMRSWVALIREKVSRTAAPDRPCPRLGVSLFATRLPPFPAVQAGYVSGMLAPVGVGMAGALLLVGALYSVRRIQRRRSDGFKRQRRKVRPAEQPGETCVGRQDQAMLLADSSEDEF
- the LOC133496911 gene encoding armadillo-like helical domain-containing protein 4 isoform X3 codes for the protein MLTSDAFHRLLLAGVCMCVCGNAVQEIEKGAAASLGRRPRRMLVQNRESPDAEPKRFWRTPRDTMDDIGTGLSEDATWSSSPGVLNPSSGGIPTPVSRQSRTSTVWEREDPVVPTPPEPFLPDMGVDSMPKEDSVESLWTEAPGPSGANTAAPPSPDDSTEGTMSSESLPLIFEPLEESAVQSPFATETDGPPPDLEHPDASRESGFGTAQTSGFKNTPQAPADEIQWGPEEKDFEDDPDRDENSEESPEDEESDEDTTETSRTEPPYSFVPPPPVWVQRNQGLMRSWVALIREKAGYVSGMLAPVGVGMAGALLLVGALYSVRRIQRRRSDGFKRQRRKVRPAEVSVQNFTFTSAKDGDGNGCVCSRDHAKIIIIICPIPISSYKCHKKLENKI
- the LOC133496911 gene encoding armadillo-like helical domain-containing protein 4 isoform X1, whose amino-acid sequence is MLTSDAFHRLLLAGVCMCVCGNAVQEIEKGAAASLGRRPRRMLVQNRESPDAEPKRFWRTPRDTMDDIGTGLSEDATWSSSPGVLNPSSGGIPTPVSRQSRTSTVWEREDPVVPTPPEPFLPDMGVDSMPKEDSVESLWTEAPGPSGANTAAPPSPDDSTEGTMSSESLPLIFEPLEESAVQSPFATETDGPPPDLEHPDASRESGFGTAQTSGFKNTPQAPADEIQWGPEEKDFEDDPDRDENSEESPEDEESDEDTTETSRTEPPYSFVPPPPVWVQRNQGLMRSWVALIREKVSRTAAPDRPCPRLGVSLFATRLPPFPAVQAGYVSGMLAPVGVGMAGALLLVGALYSVRRIQRRRSDGFKRQRRKVRPAEVSVQNFTFTSAKDGDGNGCVCSRDHAKIIIIICPIPISSYKCHKKLENKI